In Thermotomaculum hydrothermale, a single genomic region encodes these proteins:
- the mqnB gene encoding futalosine hydrolase produces the protein MKKDKLIVVATPLEAEFVVQGFKCDFEKVKVASGVAFFPKSDEKHAVLTTGIGKTNSAIVLTHFFNNFFIPEEVINTGICGAYPGEGISIGHIAVAESEIYGDEGVEADRFYTLEDIAFPSLIKKDETYFNEFKIPHSKSVRLKLLKKTKLSVYGGKFITVSTTTSNPELEIKRKELFNPLCESMEGAAVCHTCYAFDVKFTEIRGVSNFVGSYAKEGWQIERAMQLTAGSVYAYIEE, from the coding sequence ATGAAAAAGGATAAATTAATTGTTGTTGCAACCCCGCTGGAAGCAGAGTTTGTTGTTCAGGGGTTTAAGTGCGATTTTGAAAAGGTAAAGGTTGCTTCAGGAGTTGCTTTTTTCCCGAAATCAGATGAGAAACACGCTGTATTGACAACAGGGATAGGAAAAACAAACAGCGCAATTGTTTTAACCCACTTTTTCAACAATTTTTTTATCCCTGAAGAGGTGATAAACACGGGTATTTGTGGGGCATATCCCGGGGAAGGGATATCTATAGGCCATATTGCGGTTGCCGAAAGCGAGATTTATGGAGACGAGGGTGTTGAGGCAGACAGGTTTTATACCCTTGAAGACATAGCATTCCCATCTTTAATTAAGAAAGATGAAACATATTTTAATGAGTTTAAAATCCCTCATTCAAAATCGGTAAGGCTTAAACTTTTAAAAAAGACGAAACTTTCTGTTTATGGTGGAAAGTTTATTACTGTTTCAACAACAACCTCAAACCCTGAATTGGAGATAAAGAGAAAGGAATTATTTAACCCCCTCTGTGAATCAATGGAAGGGGCTGCTGTTTGTCATACCTGCTATGCCTTTGATGTAAAGTTTACAGAGATTAGAGGTGTTTCAAACTTTGTTGGTTCTTATGCTAAAGAGGGCTGGCAGATTGAAAGGGCTATGCAACTGACAGCAGGCTCTGTGTATGCCTATATAGAAGAATAA